In Phocoena phocoena chromosome 11, mPhoPho1.1, whole genome shotgun sequence, one DNA window encodes the following:
- the TMDD1 gene encoding transmembrane and death domain protein 1 — translation MAARAPAGALALALWGWALAPAGALDAMGPHAAVRLAELLTPEECGHFQSLLKAPEPDVEAELARLSEDRLARPKPVPTSAAAGRRRQREAAGEPAGRAAEPANVSDGCREGLAAWLAAEAPSLSWDRVARALRRSGRPDVARELGKSLHQQATLQLRKFGRSYLPPAGAPAAPIPAPALRPRRSSAREPNWDELELIVERLPQAPYERSPTGWAGPLALGFLTGLGGALGAGALLILLTPWITGGDGDGARPHSLRPPAPPLLRPSGVPGCGEEEPLLTAEPLASPGAWAAGGPDTPSPLCPRL, via the coding sequence ATGGCTGCGCGGGCTCCGGCTGGGGCCCTGGCCCTGGCGCTCTGGGGCTGGGCGCTGGCTCCGGCGGGGGCCTTGGACGCCATGGGCCCTCACGCGGCCGTCCGCCTGGCGGAGCTGCTGACTCCGGAGGAGTGCGGCCACTTCCAGTCGCTCCTGAAGGCGCCGGAGCCGGACGTCGAGGCCGAGCTGGCCAGGCTTTCGGAGGACCGGCTGGCACGGCCCAAGCCGGTGCCCACGTcggcggcggcggggcggcggcggcagcgcgAGGCGGCGGGGGagccggccggccgggcggccgaGCCCGCGAACGTGTCCGACGGCTGCCGGGAGGGACTGGCGGCCTGGCTGGCTGCCGAGGCCCCGTCCTTGTCATGGGACCGCGTGGCCCGGGCCCTGCGGCGCAGCGGCCGCCCGGACGTGGCCCGGGAGCTGGGCAAGAGCCTCCACCAGCAGGCGACGCTGCAGCTGCGCAAGTTCGGGCGGAGCTACCTACCCCCAGCCGGCGCCCCCGCTGCCCCCATCCCGGCCCCGGCCCTGCGCCCCCGCCGCTCCTCGGCCCGCGAGCCCAACTGGGACGAGCTGGAGCTGATCGTGGAGCGACTGCCCCAGGCTCCGTACGAGCGGAGCCCCACGGGCTGGGCCGGACCGCTGGCGCTCGGCTTCCTCACCGGCCTCGGTGGGGCGCTGGGCGCCGGGGCGCTGCTCATCCTGCTCACGCCGTGGATCACGGGCGGCGACGGCGACGGGGCGCGGCCCCACAGCCTCCGgccgcctgcccctcccctgctgcgGCCCTCCGGGGTGCCCGGCTGCGGGGAAGAGGAGCCACTCTTGACTGCAGAGCCCCTCGCATCCCCGGGGGCCTGGGCTGCAGGTGGGCCAGATACCCCCTCGCCTCTGTGTCCCCGGCTGTGA
- the FIGNL2 gene encoding fidgetin-like protein 2 gives MHWTPEHAQPLNQWPEQHLDVSSTTPSPAHKLELPPGGRQRCHYAWAHDDISALTASNLLKRYAEKYSGVLDSPYERPTLGGYGDAAFLNGAKGDPEPWPGPETPYPLASLHEGLPGTKSGTGGGSGGLGGSPVLAGNLPEPLYAGNACGGPPAAPEYAAGYGAGYLAPGYCTQTGAALPPPPPAALLQPPPPPGYGPSGPLYNYPGGGYAAQPGYGTLPPPPAPPPAPYLTSGLAAPTPLPTPAPSRPPPSSYGFQGASEAGVSLKRKAADEGAEGRYRKYAFEPAKAPAADGASYPAADNGECRGNGFRAKPPGAAEEASGKYGGGVPLKVLGSPVYGPQLEPFEKFPERSPAPAPRGGFAVPSGEPPKGVDPGALELVTSKMVDCGPPVQWADVAGQGALKAALEEELVWPLLRPPAYPGSPRPPRTVLLFGPRGAGKALLGRCLATQLGATLLRLRGATLAAPGSAEGTRLLQAAFAAARCRPPAVLLISELDALLSAREDDTSAPGALQAPLLACLDGGCGAGADGVLVVGTTSRPAALDEATRRRFALRFYVTLPDGPARGQILQRALAQQGCALSERELAALVQGTQGFSGGELGQLCQQAAAGAGLPGLQRPLSYKDLEAALAKVGPRASPKELDSFVEWDKMYGFGH, from the coding sequence ATGCACTGGACACCGGAACACGCCCAGCCCCTCAACCAGTGGCCAGAGCAGCACCTGGACGTCTCCTCCACCACCCCGTCGCCGGCCCACAAGCTGGAGTTGCCCCCCGGGGGTCGCCAGCGCTGCCACTATGCTTGGGCACACGACGACATCTCTGCCCTCACTGCCTCCAACCTCCTCAAGCGCTACGCAGAGAAGTACTCGGGGGTCCTGGACTCGCCTTACGAGCGCCCCACCCTGGGCGGCTACGGCGACGCCGCCTTCCTCAACGGCGCCAAGGGGGACCCCGAGCCCTGGCCGGGGCCGGAGACCCCCTACCCCTTGGCCTCGCTCCACGAAGGCCTCCCGGGAACCAAGTCGGGCACTGGGGGCGGCTCCGGGGGCCTCGGGGGTTCCCCAGTTTTAGCCGGTAACCTACCTGAACCCCTCTACGCCGGCAACGCGTGCGGGGGCCCGCCGGCAGCGCCCGAGTACGCGGCGGGCTACGGCGCGGGGTACCTGGCGCCCGGTTACTGCACGCAGACCGGCGCCGCGCTGCCCCCGCCTCCCCCGGCCGCGCTCCtgcagcccccgcccccgccgggctATGGCCCCTCTGGGCCTCTGTACAACTACCCAGGGGGAGGCTACGCCGCGCAGCCGGGCTATGGGACcctcccgccgccgcccgccccgcccccggccccctaCCTAACCTCGGGCTTGGCGGCGCCCACGCCCCTGCCCACACCCGCCCCGTCCCGCCCACCGCCCTCCTCCTACGGCTTCCAGGGGGCCTCGGAGGCCGGAGTGTCGCTGAAGCGCAAGGCGGCCGACGAAGGCGCCGAGGGCCGCTACCGCAAGTACGCCTTCGAGCCCGCCAAGGCCCCGGCGGCCGACGGCGCCTCCTACCCCGCCGCGGACAACGGCGAGTGTCGGGGCAACGGGTTCCGGGCGAAGCCGCCGGGAGCGGCGGAGGAGGCATCAGGCAAGTACGGTGGCGGCGTTCCCCTCAAGGTCCTGGGCTCCCCCGTCTACGGCCCGCAACTCGAGCCCTTTGAGAAGTTTCCGGAGCGATCCCCGGCGCCGGCTCCCCGCGGGGGCTTCGCGGTGCCGTCCGGGGAGCCTCCCAAAGGTGTGGACCCGGGGGCCCTGGAGCTGGTGACCAGCAAGATGGTGGACTGCGGGCCGCCGGTGCAGTGGGCGGACGTAGCGGGCCAGGGCGCGCTCAAGGCGgcgctggaggaggagctggtgtGGCCCCTGCTGAGGCCGCCCGCCTACCCCGGCAGCCCGCGCCCGCCGCGGACCGTGCTGCTCTTTGGGCCGCGGGGCGCCGGCAAAGCGCTGCTGGGCCGCTGCCTCGCCACGCAGCTGGGCGCCACGCTGCTGCGCCTGCGCGGAGCCACGCTGGCCGCGCCGGGCTCCGCCGAGGGCACGCGCCTCCTCCAGGCCGCCTTCGCGGCTGCGCGTTGCCGCCCGCCCGCGGTGCTCCTTATCAGCGAGCTGGACGCGCTGCTGTCGGCTCGGGAGGACGACACGAGCGCCCCGGGCGCGCTGCAGGCGCCGCTCCTGGCCTGCCTGGACGGTGGCTGCGGCGCGGGAGCCGACGGCGTGTTGGTCGTGGGCACCACCTCGCGGCCCGCGGCCCTGGACGAGGCGACTCGCCGGCGCTTCGCTCTCCGCTTCTACGTGACGCTGCCCGACGGCCCGGCCCGCGGGCAGATCCTGCAGCGGGCGCTGGCCCAGCAGGGCTGCGCGCTGAGCGAGCGGGAGCTGGCGGCCCTGGTGCAGGGCACCCAGGGCTTCTCCGGGGGCGAGTTAGGGCAGCTGTGCCAGCAGGCGGCGGCCGGAGCGGGCCTCCCGGGGCTGCAGCGCCCCCTCTCCTACAAGGACTTGGAGGCGGCGCTGGCCAAGGTGGGCCCTAGGGCCTCGCCGAAGGAGCTGGACTCGTTCGTGGAGTGGGACAAAATGTACGGCTTCGGACACTGA